One segment of Triticum aestivum cultivar Chinese Spring chromosome 2A, IWGSC CS RefSeq v2.1, whole genome shotgun sequence DNA contains the following:
- the LOC123184309 gene encoding uncharacterized protein gives MEAAGDGSVGMFRATPDAAAGIGRSAEVAALLNKMVDGLGATVLDIPGSHEFTVHPSTHLLIQALQNYSRNTYLVEPVHHATDPCAHMVDCWAAKLEEDAEMIRQGEKGVKYIFLMNNTCLVLQMMGRPGAASFAGAQELASRLTSMVELYKKCYLDECWAPLHRLNSDMFAAEFRATCDCQSTWKVGAELRYHLRQEIVDFVVPPYEASLSDRSACPGPSFSLKRMVFGGKKQKRYDTGAQLEGKIRGLFEG, from the exons ATGGAGGCGGCAGGGGATGGCTCCGTGGGCATGTTCCGAGCAACGCCGGATGCCGCCGCCGGCATCGGCAG ATCTGCTGAGGTTGCTGCTCTCCTGAACAAGATGGTGGATGGCCTGGGAGCAACGGTTCTGGACATCCCCGGGAGCCACGAATTCACAGTCCATCCATCAACTCACCTTTTGATACAAGCCCTGCAGAATTACTCCCGCAACACATATTTGGTGGAGCCAGTGCATCACGCCACTGACCCTTGCGCTCACATGGTCGATTGCTGGGCAGCCAAGCTCGAGGAAGATGCAGAGATGATACGCCAAGGCGAAAAGGGTGTGAAATACATATTCCTTATGaacaacacatgtcttgttttgcaAATGATGGGGCGTCCAGGAGCAGCATCTTTCGCCGGTGCTCAAGAATTGGCGAGTAGGCTCACATCAATGGTGGAGCTGTACAAGAAGTGCTACTTGGACGAGTGTTGGGCTCCTCTGCATCGCTTAAACTCGGACATGTTTGCTGCTGAATTTCGCGCCACCTGTGACTGCCAGTCGACATGGAAGGTCGGAGCTGAGCTCAGGTACCACCTGCGGCAGGAGATTGTGGATTTCGTTGTTCCGCCGTATGAGGCGTCCTTGTCTGACCGAAGCGCATGTCCAGGGCCGTCCTTTTCGTTGAAACGAATGGTGTTCGGAGGGAAGAAACAAAAGAGGTATGATACTGGTGCCCAACTGGAAGGGAAGATAAGAGGATTGTTTGAGGGATGA
- the LOC123184310 gene encoding uncharacterized protein has translation MVVCVPAAETPALELGPLHSSLCLAPAASLELPLPGMARADARRPSEGPDQIPGNPPRRIARLVHLDPAHLAAVTAALGLHIAGGASPIPSLVQRRDDASDSGSGSGSGSDDDTGHPNDRHLCYPLIQLLETGGARIFFPGSVPDLPDAPQGGGLHRISDAYGNPYILKAGTESFAGPCELTNETTRTWVIRLKITTKLVSLSQQHLHEQNWELSEECFAEVAGQSLEKLLEVACSFSDANWSDVHIHNSCLFLTHLLMSYSIYKTYVSADLVRLLVLLIRW, from the exons ATGGTGGTCTGCGTTCCTGCCGCCGAGACCCCTGCGCTGGAGCTGGGCCCTCTCCACAGCTCGCTCTGCCTCGCGCCCGCCGCCTCGCTGGAACTTCCCCTTCCCGGCATGGCGCGGGCCGACGCCAGGCGGCCGTCGGAGGGCCCCGATCAGATCCCAGGCAATCCACCTCGCCGCATTGCGCGCCTCGTCCATCTGGATCCCGCGCACCTCGCCGCGGTGACCGCGGCCCTTGGGCTCCACATCGCCGGCGGCGCAAGCCCGATCCCCTCTCTCGTGCAGCGCAGAGACGACGCCTCCgactccggctccggctccggctccggctccgacgACGACACCGGCCATCCTAATGACCGGCACCTCTGCTACCCACTCATCCAGTTGCTGGAAACAGGGGGCGCCCGCATCTTCTTCCCAGGCTCGGTTCCAGACCTTCCCGACGCTCCGCAAGGCGGCGGCCTGCACAG GATATCCGATGCATATGGCAATCCATATATCCTCAAGGCAGGCACAGAAAGCTTTGCAGGTCCTTGTGAGCTGACCAATGAAACGACAAGGACTTGGGTCATTAGGCTCAAAATCACTACCAAACTCGTTTCTTTAAGTCAGCAACATCTGCATGAGCAGAATTGGGAATTGTCTGAAGAATGCTTTGCAGAGGTAGCTGGGCAATCTTTAGAGAAGCTCCTTGAAGTTGCATGTTCCTTCAGTGATGCCAATTGGTCTGATGTCCATATCCACAACAGCTGTCTGTTTTTGACGCACTTGTTGATGTCCTATTCAATATACAAGACCTACGTTTCAGCAGATCTGGTGAGGTTGCTGGTATTATTAATAAGATGGTGA